From Candidatus Manganitrophus morganii, the proteins below share one genomic window:
- a CDS encoding 4-alpha-glucanotransferase: MIPLFSIRTETNFGIGEILDLPPLIDWMADHHLHLLQILPVYETSPMETSPYQALSGFALDPIYLSLLAWNDFKKSDAANGTFSSPSTQETLHRLRANKDVSYEAIRRLKTPLMEQTFRYFLDEEWKKNTDRARALQRFIDAHSDWLEDYALFRLLKEKNDWRYWKEWPAPYRNRSKPELKKLQDQEEERLLFFKYLQWALAEQWKEVREHAKRRNVLLMGDLPFLVSGDSADVWSHPHSFSAVDTVGAPPDVFNDKGQDWGLPLFNWNVMEKRNFLWWRLRIRQARKQYDLIRLDHVVGFYRVWVIPKEGSPHFEPSEENEQIKRGRQLLSAIIEEAGMCIPVAEDLGVIPDFVRETLAEFKIAGHKVLRWEKRDQVYLDPKDYPFISLATTGTHDTSTIMNWWDETSLEERAAFLAMLDEGFKMTPEEPFSDRLHQAILERLIRSGSSLVLFPIQDILGLPDQINIPATVGLHNWRFRLPAPLHELDRIPPFHEKLTSFTSLIDRHLRYAGSEPLLAPPSPP, from the coding sequence ATGATCCCCCTTTTTTCCATCCGGACCGAGACGAACTTCGGTATAGGAGAAATCCTCGATCTGCCCCCGCTGATCGATTGGATGGCCGATCACCATCTTCATCTGCTCCAGATCCTTCCGGTTTATGAAACCTCTCCGATGGAGACAAGTCCTTATCAAGCGTTGAGCGGCTTCGCGCTCGATCCAATTTATCTTTCCCTGCTCGCCTGGAATGATTTCAAGAAAAGCGATGCCGCCAACGGGACTTTCTCCTCCCCTTCCACGCAAGAGACGCTTCACCGATTACGTGCGAATAAAGATGTCTCCTATGAAGCGATCCGCCGACTCAAAACCCCCCTCATGGAGCAGACGTTTCGCTATTTTCTCGATGAAGAGTGGAAAAAGAACACCGACCGCGCGCGAGCGCTCCAACGATTCATCGACGCGCATTCCGACTGGCTCGAGGATTATGCGCTCTTTCGTCTCTTGAAAGAAAAAAACGATTGGCGCTATTGGAAGGAATGGCCGGCCCCTTACCGGAACAGAAGCAAACCGGAGTTGAAGAAGCTTCAGGACCAGGAGGAAGAACGACTCCTCTTCTTCAAATATCTCCAATGGGCCCTCGCGGAACAGTGGAAGGAGGTTCGGGAACATGCCAAACGGAGAAACGTTCTCCTCATGGGAGATCTCCCCTTCCTCGTCAGCGGAGATAGCGCAGATGTCTGGAGCCATCCCCATTCATTCAGCGCCGTCGATACGGTGGGGGCCCCGCCCGACGTTTTCAACGACAAAGGACAGGACTGGGGTCTGCCTCTCTTCAATTGGAATGTGATGGAAAAGAGGAACTTTCTCTGGTGGCGGCTTCGGATCCGGCAGGCCCGGAAACAGTATGATTTGATCCGGCTCGATCATGTCGTCGGATTTTATCGAGTCTGGGTGATTCCCAAAGAAGGGTCGCCCCATTTCGAACCGAGTGAAGAGAACGAGCAGATAAAACGCGGCCGACAGCTTCTTAGCGCAATTATCGAAGAGGCGGGAATGTGTATCCCGGTCGCAGAGGATCTCGGCGTCATTCCCGACTTTGTCCGCGAGACGCTTGCTGAATTTAAAATCGCCGGGCATAAAGTGCTTCGATGGGAAAAACGCGATCAGGTTTACTTAGATCCGAAAGATTATCCATTCATCTCACTGGCCACCACCGGCACCCACGATACCAGCACGATCATGAATTGGTGGGATGAAACCTCCCTGGAAGAGCGGGCTGCTTTCCTGGCCATGCTGGATGAAGGTTTTAAAATGACGCCGGAAGAGCCATTCTCGGATCGCTTACACCAGGCGATCTTAGAGCGGCTGATTCGCTCGGGGTCGAGTCTGGTTCTCTTTCCGATCCAGGATATCCTCGGCCTTCCCGATCAGATCAATATTCCCGCCACCGTCGGCCTGCATAACTGGCGCTTCCGACTCCCGGCCCCCCTCCACGAGCTCGACCGCATTCCTCCCTTTCATGAAAAGTTGACTTCCTTCACCTCTCTGATCGATCGGCATCTGCGCTACGCCGGATCAGAACCGTTGCTTGCCCCTCCCTCACCCCCGTAA
- a CDS encoding PA0069 family radical SAM protein, with product MIKGRGSKLNPPNRFEKTHRFVEEEESGLTLPVTQFLQDCSRTIIAYNNSPDVGFEASINPYRGCEHGCVYCYARPTHEYLGYSAGLDFETKILVKEDAPLLLRKELQSPAWKPQVLAMSGVTDPYQPIEGKRRLTRQCLEVLLEFRNPVVVITKNRRVIRDIDLLSELARFQSIAVFLSITTLNKDLCSILEPRTSPPERKLEAVSILAKAGIPTGVLIAPIIPGLTDHEIPNILRSAVAAGAAFAGMVPLRLPYAVASLFETWLEKHLPDQKDKVLNRIRSIRGGKLNDPRFGSRMEGEGIFSDQIRSLFDLACRKYGIAGRSPLLSTAHFRSSQPVQESLF from the coding sequence ATGATAAAGGGCCGGGGAAGCAAATTAAATCCTCCGAACCGATTTGAGAAGACACATCGATTCGTCGAGGAAGAAGAAAGCGGACTCACACTGCCGGTCACGCAATTCCTTCAAGATTGCTCTCGAACGATCATCGCTTACAATAATAGCCCCGATGTCGGTTTTGAGGCGAGTATTAACCCTTATCGCGGATGTGAACACGGATGTGTTTACTGCTATGCGCGCCCGACTCACGAGTATCTCGGGTATTCGGCCGGTCTTGATTTTGAGACAAAAATCTTGGTGAAGGAAGACGCCCCGCTTCTGCTGCGCAAGGAGCTTCAGAGCCCCGCTTGGAAGCCGCAAGTCTTGGCCATGAGCGGGGTGACCGATCCGTACCAACCGATTGAAGGAAAGCGCCGACTCACACGTCAATGCCTTGAAGTCCTCCTTGAGTTCAGGAATCCGGTTGTCGTTATTACGAAGAACCGGCGGGTCATCCGCGATATTGACCTGTTATCTGAGTTAGCTCGTTTCCAATCGATTGCCGTATTCCTTTCGATCACAACGTTGAATAAGGATCTATGCAGCATCCTGGAACCGCGGACCTCTCCACCGGAAAGGAAACTCGAGGCCGTCTCGATCCTCGCGAAAGCCGGTATTCCGACCGGTGTTCTCATTGCGCCTATTATTCCCGGCCTGACCGATCATGAAATTCCGAACATTCTCCGTTCCGCCGTGGCTGCGGGAGCCGCCTTTGCCGGAATGGTTCCTCTCCGTCTTCCCTATGCCGTTGCATCGCTCTTCGAGACATGGCTGGAAAAACACCTTCCGGATCAAAAAGATAAAGTCCTCAATCGAATCCGATCGATCCGGGGTGGAAAATTGAACGATCCACGGTTCGGCAGCCGTATGGAAGGAGAAGGAATATTTTCGGATCAGATCAGGAGTCTTTTCGACCTTGCGTGCCGGAAATACGGGATTGCAGGGCGGTCTCCCCTACTCTCAACTGCGCACTTTCGCTCCTCCCAACCGGTGCAAGAGAGTCTTTTTTAA
- a CDS encoding TetR/AcrR family transcriptional regulator, with translation MGLKGETTKRKILETACNLFYLRGYNGTSIDDILKAAKVKKGNFYFHFKSKEDLGYAVIDAYAARTIPLLQETLKQDGNPLRRLFELFRKQDGRMKASQYRGGCPCGNLALELADHHDGFRRQLEAIFDAWAREITLILKQAQKEGTLEETVNPKEMAHLIVAVLEGSTLLAKTKKSGEVYRSCVKSLESLIKGSTSNKSHK, from the coding sequence ATGGGCCTGAAGGGCGAAACAACGAAACGAAAGATCCTTGAAACAGCGTGCAACCTGTTTTATTTAAGAGGATACAACGGCACCAGCATCGACGATATTCTCAAGGCGGCCAAGGTTAAGAAGGGGAATTTTTACTTTCACTTCAAAAGCAAAGAAGATCTCGGCTACGCGGTGATCGATGCCTACGCCGCCAGAACGATTCCGCTGCTTCAAGAAACGTTGAAACAAGATGGAAACCCGCTCCGCCGGCTCTTTGAGCTTTTTCGAAAACAAGACGGTCGGATGAAAGCCTCTCAATATCGGGGAGGTTGTCCTTGCGGAAACCTGGCGCTGGAGCTTGCAGACCACCATGACGGCTTCAGACGGCAGCTGGAAGCCATCTTCGATGCCTGGGCGCGGGAGATCACGCTCATTCTGAAACAAGCGCAGAAGGAAGGAACGTTGGAAGAGACGGTCAATCCGAAAGAAATGGCCCACTTGATCGTCGCCGTGCTGGAGGGAAGCACCCTCTTGGCCAAGACCAAGAAATCGGGCGAGGTGTATCGCTCTTGCGTGAAGAGCCTTGAATCTCTGATTAAGGGTTCAACGTCCAACAAGTCGCACAAATAG
- a CDS encoding DMT family transporter, with the protein MTAKGRAEWFLFATTFIWGGTFVIIKQGLVDLSPLLMVSIRFTLATLVLLPFCMKALLRADRKSIFWGCFLGFLIFAGFLLQTLGLKETTTSKSAFITTMMVIFTPLFQMLILKRRPRWGNLVGVIVVSVGLWFLTNPSGGGLNRGDLLTLLCAIVFGLFIVLLDWTTRRYDFLLMTFLQISFPAVCGWILLPFFEPPVFRPTQGALFALGYTAILATVVTGYIQTRYQRDTTPTRAALIFTVEPLWAAALGYFFLQETMGTWGMLGGGLIIGGILFSELSETMMAQGQRFFRSVLKNESS; encoded by the coding sequence GTGACGGCGAAAGGACGGGCGGAGTGGTTTCTTTTTGCCACGACATTTATTTGGGGTGGAACCTTTGTCATCATCAAACAGGGTCTGGTCGATCTCTCCCCCCTTCTGATGGTGTCGATCCGGTTTACCCTGGCAACGCTTGTTCTTCTTCCTTTCTGCATGAAAGCGCTTCTTCGTGCCGATCGAAAGTCGATCTTCTGGGGGTGTTTTCTCGGGTTTCTTATCTTTGCCGGCTTCCTCTTGCAGACCCTCGGCTTAAAAGAGACCACGACGTCGAAGTCGGCCTTCATCACCACGATGATGGTCATTTTCACCCCTCTTTTTCAAATGCTCATTTTGAAACGGCGTCCGAGATGGGGAAATCTCGTGGGAGTGATTGTTGTTTCGGTCGGTCTCTGGTTCTTGACGAATCCCTCCGGGGGAGGATTGAACCGGGGAGATCTTCTCACCCTGCTCTGCGCCATTGTGTTCGGCCTGTTTATCGTATTGCTCGACTGGACGACCCGGCGGTATGATTTTCTTCTGATGACCTTCCTCCAGATATCCTTTCCCGCCGTCTGCGGCTGGATTCTCCTCCCTTTTTTCGAACCGCCGGTGTTCAGGCCGACGCAGGGGGCATTATTCGCGCTCGGCTACACGGCGATTCTTGCGACGGTAGTGACCGGTTATATTCAGACCCGCTATCAGCGGGACACGACGCCGACCCGCGCCGCGCTGATCTTTACCGTCGAGCCGCTCTGGGCTGCCGCTTTGGGTTATTTCTTTCTTCAGGAAACGATGGGAACATGGGGGATGCTGGGAGGGGGGCTGATTATCGGCGGGATTTTATTCTCCGAGCTTTCCGAAACGATGATGGCGCAAGGTCAGCGGTTTTTCCGATCCGTCTTGAAAAATGAGTCAAGCTGA
- a CDS encoding VCBS repeat-containing protein, whose translation MNSNKSSSIIVVLFFISALGIGACGSGDGGGTSTPTEVNYTGKTDPAHITGEKANLLIANVLTGPGTLAVSKPSNASAAPRSGQPQLLSRSFIAQTASARRAFLQSTQALMKTSLASAAPNPVNETEDCTSSGTVTITGAINDDGTGTLKFHYVDCDDGDGFMTNGDATFQVDAVDPGTGIILDGTIQSTALRTEDSLSEVIFNGSIRSQVLLSDQREILIVNGIFKDSRSAKLFKLESVVIVFVYDDYLNPTRHTESISGRIYDSVEGYVNIATGSPLIFSNEGLNFPDDGGLLVIIGAEGSRARLLAISASKARIEVDTDGDGIFETAAFYSWTNLTGAPSPNEPPTGIVTLSPAMPKRGDTLTATVTASDPENDPLTYAYAWTRNGTPIDGANTPTLDGNQFVKGDIVTVIVGLSDGLGSTSIIASITIGDSPLVAEPTNPVNAAYGVPLELQLGVSDPDGDSVSYRLAYGPGGMRIDQTGKISWTPTGPMFDETLEVHFGVRATSGEITVETAGTITVTDPGHPKPLVRTGIQIPAAPDGIVIADFNGDLKNEVLITNQNLLYTLIFDGTNYVQNWVYPFDLTSIMAITAHDLTGDGHPDMIVGVSSGIIILDGVNRKIVKEITDGYSFRSSIRVIDIDNDGGEEIIYLGFGDDSFSFLQTINVYDADTLRQEWQSPPLDLGPSLAIGNVDNDPTLEIVTSNGYVYDGATHENQWAYGAGFGALVDTGDLNNDGVEEIVSNGLQFIRVYSAVLKSPLWEIQREVSALVVTNIDHDPQAEIIVADRPLGDVIAYDGSRGAGSQEWSISEQNYGVWSITVGDTDNDGSPEFVWGAGVEDSLPDSLVIAGLNPSIQVEWTNGTRFDRWFDGTALLQLDGPFVGGHWLSTSTGQRQAIFASPRSNSGHGGTRLIGIDPVTGNFTTSSEIGTNFSGIASLSGADYDGDGVDEVFLTTSSAYDGYFTVYDFIRDLPEWTSAANLGIGRAVTRGDLNRDGHDDLIALTVDGYIYAYDVFNSTLIWKSTQLPSYGAFDLEVADLDGDGALEIIATATESLLVYKKQGNVYLLNMLIGVNAGNHLAVGDLDSDGTPEIIITSSAYDTAVFIYDGVTFDLKGQYTLSVPISELAVPLDGSGNLLIGTSKNSFNSSFETSAKLITVDGMTGTIIWSSPPLLGDIVPNSLSFADINNDGAQELIFGTTRAMYITQ comes from the coding sequence ATGAATTCCAATAAATCGAGCAGCATCATTGTAGTTTTATTTTTTATCTCTGCCTTAGGAATAGGGGCCTGCGGGAGTGGCGACGGTGGAGGCACCTCGACCCCCACGGAGGTCAACTACACCGGCAAGACCGATCCGGCTCACATCACCGGCGAGAAGGCCAATCTCCTAATAGCGAACGTCCTCACCGGACCCGGCACTCTCGCTGTTTCTAAACCGAGCAACGCGTCGGCGGCACCACGTTCGGGGCAACCTCAGTTACTCTCCCGCTCGTTTATCGCTCAAACTGCTTCGGCCCGCCGCGCCTTCCTTCAATCCACCCAGGCATTGATGAAGACCTCGCTTGCTTCGGCCGCCCCGAATCCGGTGAATGAAACGGAGGATTGCACCTCCAGTGGCACGGTAACGATAACCGGCGCTATTAACGATGACGGCACGGGCACGCTCAAGTTTCATTATGTCGATTGCGATGACGGTGACGGTTTCATGACCAACGGCGATGCGACTTTCCAAGTTGATGCGGTCGACCCTGGCACGGGAATCATACTCGACGGCACAATTCAATCTACCGCACTGAGGACAGAAGACTCACTTTCTGAAGTCATTTTCAACGGCTCAATACGCAGCCAAGTCCTACTCTCTGATCAACGTGAAATCCTAATCGTCAACGGAATTTTTAAAGACAGCCGCTCCGCCAAATTATTCAAGTTGGAAAGCGTCGTCATCGTCTTCGTTTACGATGATTACTTGAATCCAACCAGGCACACTGAAAGCATCTCCGGTCGAATCTATGATTCGGTGGAAGGTTACGTCAATATCGCCACCGGCTCGCCATTGATCTTCAGCAATGAAGGATTGAATTTTCCGGACGACGGCGGCCTGCTGGTGATCATTGGCGCCGAGGGTTCACGGGCGCGGTTGCTCGCGATATCTGCGAGCAAGGCACGCATCGAAGTGGACACCGATGGTGACGGGATTTTTGAAACGGCGGCTTTTTATTCGTGGACGAACCTCACGGGCGCGCCCTCCCCCAATGAGCCTCCCACAGGCATCGTGACCCTATCTCCCGCCATGCCGAAAAGAGGCGACACCCTCACGGCAACGGTGACTGCGTCAGACCCGGAAAACGACCCGTTGACCTACGCCTACGCATGGACACGTAACGGAACTCCGATTGATGGCGCGAATACGCCGACACTCGACGGGAACCAATTCGTTAAAGGAGATATTGTCACCGTTATCGTCGGTCTTTCCGATGGTTTAGGCTCAACCTCAATTATCGCCTCAATAACTATTGGCGATTCGCCACTCGTTGCTGAACCTACAAACCCAGTTAACGCGGCGTATGGAGTTCCCTTGGAACTCCAGTTAGGAGTGAGCGATCCAGATGGGGACTCCGTCTCTTATCGGCTCGCTTATGGCCCCGGGGGTATGCGAATTGATCAGACCGGGAAGATTTCCTGGACACCCACCGGTCCCATGTTTGATGAAACGTTGGAAGTTCATTTCGGAGTACGCGCCACCTCGGGGGAAATTACAGTCGAAACTGCCGGCACCATTACGGTGACTGATCCGGGCCATCCCAAGCCTCTGGTACGCACAGGCATTCAAATCCCAGCTGCTCCAGATGGCATCGTGATCGCCGATTTTAATGGCGACCTGAAGAATGAGGTCCTGATTACCAATCAAAACCTCCTCTATACTTTAATTTTTGACGGTACCAACTATGTACAGAATTGGGTCTACCCCTTCGACCTCACCTCAATCATGGCCATTACTGCTCATGACCTCACCGGTGATGGCCACCCTGATATGATCGTTGGCGTTAGTTCTGGGATTATAATCTTGGATGGTGTCAACCGAAAAATTGTTAAAGAAATCACCGATGGCTATTCCTTCCGTTCCTCGATTCGCGTCATCGACATTGACAATGACGGTGGGGAAGAAATTATTTACCTTGGCTTCGGTGATGACTCATTTTCCTTTCTGCAAACCATCAATGTTTATGATGCCGACACTCTTCGGCAGGAGTGGCAGTCACCTCCTCTTGACCTAGGACCTTCCCTGGCAATCGGGAATGTTGATAATGACCCTACGTTGGAGATCGTTACTTCCAATGGTTACGTTTACGACGGTGCAACCCATGAAAATCAATGGGCCTATGGGGCCGGATTCGGCGCTCTTGTTGACACGGGCGATCTGAACAATGATGGTGTTGAGGAGATCGTCAGCAATGGCCTTCAATTCATACGGGTGTATAGTGCCGTTTTGAAATCACCTCTTTGGGAAATCCAGCGTGAAGTAAGTGCTTTAGTAGTAACGAATATCGATCATGATCCGCAGGCCGAAATTATCGTTGCTGATCGCCCTCTCGGAGATGTAATCGCGTACGATGGATCTAGAGGGGCCGGCTCTCAAGAGTGGAGCATTAGTGAACAGAATTATGGAGTGTGGAGTATTACCGTCGGCGATACGGACAACGATGGATCACCAGAGTTTGTATGGGGAGCGGGTGTTGAGGACAGCCTTCCGGATTCTCTCGTGATTGCTGGGTTAAACCCCTCAATCCAGGTGGAGTGGACGAATGGAACAAGATTTGATAGGTGGTTCGACGGAACAGCCCTTTTGCAACTTGATGGACCGTTCGTCGGCGGACATTGGTTAAGCACTTCCACTGGACAAAGACAAGCCATATTCGCATCACCTCGAAGCAATTCAGGCCATGGCGGCACACGTTTAATAGGTATTGATCCGGTCACCGGGAATTTCACCACTAGTTCTGAAATCGGAACTAACTTTAGTGGCATCGCCTCCCTTAGTGGAGCCGATTATGATGGCGATGGCGTTGATGAAGTGTTCCTTACAACCTCAAGCGCATATGATGGCTATTTCACAGTCTACGATTTTATCCGCGACTTGCCAGAGTGGACTTCTGCCGCCAATCTCGGTATCGGACGGGCGGTCACCCGCGGAGATTTGAACCGGGACGGACATGACGATCTGATCGCCTTAACGGTTGATGGTTATATCTATGCCTACGACGTTTTCAATTCAACACTAATTTGGAAGAGCACCCAACTACCCAGCTATGGCGCTTTTGACTTAGAGGTTGCAGACCTAGATGGAGACGGCGCTTTAGAAATCATTGCCACCGCCACTGAGTCCCTATTGGTTTACAAGAAGCAAGGAAACGTCTACCTTTTAAATATGTTAATCGGTGTAAACGCCGGCAACCACTTGGCAGTAGGTGATCTGGACAGCGACGGGACACCAGAGATCATCATTACCTCTTCCGCTTATGATACAGCCGTTTTCATCTACGATGGAGTGACTTTTGATCTAAAAGGTCAATACACGCTTTCCGTCCCGATTTCCGAATTGGCGGTTCCCCTGGATGGAAGCGGCAACCTCTTAATCGGAACTTCCAAAAACTCTTTCAACTCTTCATTCGAAACGTCAGCTAAACTCATCACGGTCGATGGGATGACCGGTACAATAATTTGGAGTTCCCCACCATTGCTCGGCGACATTGTACCCAACAGTCTCTCTTTTGCCGATATTAACAATGATGGAGCACAAGAGCTAATCTTCGGGACGACCCGTGCTATGTACATAACCCAATAG
- a CDS encoding right-handed parallel beta-helix repeat-containing protein, whose protein sequence is MLEKTPEDTGEGNPLLPQAASTPAPAVIQEPPANPAGGRTLIVDGADPQSYPRPSAALKDAKPEDQVFIRPGVYEDKIFLIHKPVRLIGAGRDTVQIFSRRGGQLYLQHVPEGLISGITFRYIGSDPHSAINVLDSVCTITQCRITEGVLSGIVVYGPECRATLTENEVCYNRESGIFIFAGARPYISKNDCFGNHHFGIAVRDPQTRPDLVRNLCRKNMLSGILLFYHAEAMILENTCRDNHHWGLVTTPECKSSPDREALVSANLFIQNPRGPLFITEEPLAEIGR, encoded by the coding sequence ATGCTTGAGAAAACGCCAGAAGATACCGGCGAGGGAAACCCCCTTTTGCCGCAAGCCGCTTCGACTCCGGCGCCCGCTGTGATTCAGGAACCACCCGCCAATCCGGCCGGCGGCCGCACCCTGATTGTCGATGGAGCCGATCCCCAATCTTACCCGAGACCAAGCGCCGCGCTAAAGGACGCCAAGCCGGAGGATCAGGTCTTCATACGACCCGGGGTTTATGAAGACAAGATTTTTCTAATCCACAAACCGGTCCGGTTAATCGGCGCGGGCCGAGATACCGTCCAAATCTTCAGCCGCCGGGGCGGCCAGCTCTACCTTCAACACGTGCCGGAAGGGCTGATCAGCGGAATCACCTTCCGATACATCGGGAGCGATCCCCATTCGGCCATAAATGTTCTCGATTCGGTCTGCACGATTACCCAATGCCGAATTACGGAGGGGGTCCTCTCCGGCATTGTCGTCTACGGTCCCGAATGCCGTGCGACGCTGACCGAAAACGAAGTCTGCTACAACCGCGAATCGGGAATCTTTATCTTCGCCGGAGCGCGGCCCTACATTTCCAAAAACGACTGCTTCGGCAACCACCACTTCGGCATTGCGGTGCGCGATCCGCAGACGCGTCCCGATCTGGTGCGGAATCTCTGCCGAAAGAACATGCTCAGCGGCATCCTCCTCTTCTATCATGCAGAAGCGATGATCCTGGAGAATACCTGTCGCGATAACCACCATTGGGGACTCGTGACCACTCCGGAGTGCAAGAGTTCTCCCGATCGAGAAGCGTTGGTTTCGGCCAATCTCTTCATCCAAAATCCCCGGGGTCCTCTCTTCATTACCGAGGAGCCGCTGGCCGAAATCGGCCGTTAA
- the orn gene encoding oligoribonuclease → MSHLQNDSNLVWLDLEMTGLDPKCCAIIEIATIITDSQLNILAEGPAIAIHQDPEALKTMEKWSRDTHSKSGLLKRVGSSTIDVRQAEEMTLEFIRHYCPERTSPLCGNSIGHDRRFLERYMPTLFEYLHYRNVDVSTLKELVRRWYPNGPPPPMKKGNHLALDDIRESINELIFYRNYYFVKQ, encoded by the coding sequence GTGTCCCATCTGCAGAATGACTCGAATTTGGTTTGGCTTGACCTCGAAATGACCGGGCTCGACCCCAAATGTTGTGCGATCATCGAAATTGCCACCATCATTACCGATAGCCAGCTCAATATTTTGGCCGAAGGGCCCGCCATCGCGATTCATCAAGATCCGGAGGCGTTGAAGACGATGGAAAAATGGAGCCGGGATACCCATTCCAAATCGGGTCTTCTGAAGCGGGTCGGATCGTCCACGATCGATGTCAGGCAGGCGGAGGAAATGACGCTCGAATTCATCCGGCACTACTGTCCCGAAAGGACCTCTCCTCTCTGCGGCAATTCGATCGGGCACGATCGACGCTTCTTAGAACGGTATATGCCGACGCTCTTCGAGTATCTTCACTATCGAAATGTGGATGTGAGCACCCTGAAGGAACTGGTCCGACGGTGGTATCCGAACGGACCACCGCCGCCGATGAAGAAGGGAAACCACTTAGCGTTGGATGATATTAGGGAGTCAATTAACGAGCTGATCTTCTATCGAAATTATTACTTCGTCAAGCAATGA
- a CDS encoding lmo0937 family membrane protein has product MLETIIIILLVLWLLGVVSSYTLGGALHMLLVAALVILVVRLATGRRIA; this is encoded by the coding sequence ATGTTGGAAACGATCATTATTATTTTGTTGGTGTTGTGGCTGCTGGGCGTCGTGAGCTCTTACACGCTCGGCGGCGCGCTGCATATGTTGCTTGTCGCGGCCCTGGTGATTTTAGTCGTCCGGCTCGCGACCGGGCGCCGGATCGCATGA
- a CDS encoding class I SAM-dependent methyltransferase, whose amino-acid sequence MQMPRQNQDRKKRKPGPSRKTLASYTAGADDYLAHWDRGRTYRVPPLLREWAEPLPKRALILDLGCGPGQDSRYLQREGFRPIALDGTWPFLAHARRRSRRLSLVMADLEAMPFRFDAFDGIWAAASLIHLPKKKLDRVLVALRQRIRSGGKFGATFAHGKGEGFATQGWIPGRYFSYWKKDALAQVFTRAGWKILSLKTVCNRERKGRWLNLIVEKA is encoded by the coding sequence ATGCAAATGCCTCGTCAAAATCAAGATCGAAAAAAGAGGAAGCCTGGGCCGAGTCGGAAAACCCTCGCATCGTATACGGCCGGGGCGGATGATTATCTGGCGCATTGGGACCGCGGCCGAACCTATCGTGTTCCGCCGTTGCTGAGAGAGTGGGCGGAGCCTCTTCCGAAGAGGGCTCTGATTTTAGATCTCGGCTGCGGTCCGGGGCAGGACAGCCGTTATCTTCAAAGAGAGGGGTTCCGTCCGATCGCGCTCGACGGGACGTGGCCGTTTCTCGCTCACGCGCGCAGGCGCTCCCGCCGTCTTTCTTTGGTCATGGCCGATCTGGAGGCGATGCCTTTCCGGTTTGACGCGTTTGATGGAATCTGGGCGGCCGCCTCGTTGATTCATCTTCCAAAGAAAAAACTGGATCGCGTTTTGGTCGCGTTGCGACAGCGTATTCGATCGGGCGGGAAATTCGGGGCGACCTTCGCCCATGGAAAGGGAGAGGGATTCGCAACGCAGGGTTGGATTCCGGGGAGGTACTTTTCCTATTGGAAGAAGGATGCGTTGGCTCAGGTATTCACCCGGGCCGGCTGGAAGATCCTTTCGCTGAAGACGGTGTGCAACCGGGAGCGCAAGGGGCGCTGGTTGAACCTCATCGTGGAGAAAGCCTGA